A window from Gossypium raimondii isolate GPD5lz chromosome 7, ASM2569854v1, whole genome shotgun sequence encodes these proteins:
- the LOC105789745 gene encoding clathrin coat assembly protein AP180, protein MPSRLKRAIGAVKDQTSISLAKIVNTNSSNLDVAVLKATTRDLEPVNERYVNDILVMISSNKLHAAICANAIAKRIGKTKNWVVALKSLMIVLRIFQNGDPFFPQEVLHARNRGAKILNLTTFNDYSQSSPYDYTAFVRSFAFYLDQRLDCLVTGKFQRRVANKTTGIGRKGSRRVNPQYVREMKPPMLLDRISYWQRLLDRAIATKPTGAAKNNRLVQVSVLAVVRESFDLYRDISDGLGLLLDSFFHLQHQSCINAFQYCVKAAQQFEELALFYDYCKDLDIGKIYEYPSVQKISEELMDTLREFLKDQASFPSYKSPRSTDDTKESQRSSKCTSLEDLMYQTDCDEAISKSPGHYSKVDEEQCLEKEDMYNVHETGSNHSLPIDHETSVTIDFVSFDDWLTGDNKLVELRTSSKANSTNGGDFWFDNRVQQDHKQEQWSKNGANGLSPFGKWIEEDHGKDGAEGDSFVDNWIQGTQQHEQVVRGVAEGHSYFDELHASRFVGNGHSLLIADDWLRENKKEPEEQQPNSSNDGYKTGWELVLAEATPQPAQGSQHYLACGIKPDMAIDLFDHKQIVPQRTYNPFLEGETDVATAATIATMAFPDKFLMAPPIFFANEMARPTFQAMSTTLFDDPNVYDPFAPWPNMKVNNNDCFNGEDEQQNLIHQQELWLQNQNMIIARHIVSSNLE, encoded by the coding sequence ATGCCAAGCAGGTTAAAGAGGGCGATTGGTGCAGTGAAAGACCAAACAAGCATCAGCTTAGCCAAGATCGTCAACACCAATTCATCGAATCTCGATGTGGCGGTTCTCAAGGCGACGACACGCGATCTTGAGCCTGTTAACGAGCGTTACGTGAATGATATCCTCGTTATGATCTCGTCTAATAAGCTCCATGCCGCGATTTGTGCTAATGCCATTGCGAAAAGGATTGGAAAAACGAAGAACTGGGTCGTTGCTCTTAAATCTTTAATGATTGTTCTTCGGATTTTTCAAAATGGTGACCCGTTTTTCCCTCAAGAAGTACTGCACGCTAGGAACCGTGGAGCTAAGATCTTGAACCTCACCACTTTCAATGACTATTCACAGTCAAGCCCTTATGATTACACTGCTTTTGTTAGATCGTTTGCTTTTTACCTTGACCAGCGATTGGATTGCTTGGTGACGGGGAAGTTTCAGCGACGGGTTGCGAACAAAACGACGGGAATTGGCCGGAAGGGGAGCCGTCGAGTTAACCCACAATACGTTCGAGAAATGAAGCCACCGATGTTACTCGATAGGATTTCGTATTGGCAACGGTTACTTGATCGAGCCATTGCGACTAAACCAACCGGTGCAGCCAAGAACAACCGGTTGGTTCAAGTTTCGGTTCTCGCCGTTGTTCGGGAAAGTTTCGATCTTTATCGGGATATCTCCGATGGACTCGGTTTGCTCTTGGATAGTTTCTTCCATTTACAGCATCAATCATGCATCAATGCGTTTCAATATTGTGTTAAAGCTGCACAACAATTCGAAGAGCTTGCTTTGTTTTATGATTATTGTAAAGATCTTGATATTGGGAAAATCTATGAGTATCCGAGTGTTCAAAAGATATCCGAAGAGTTAATGGATACGTTACGAGAGTTCTTGAAAGATCAAGCTTCGTTTCCGTCTTATAAATCGCCTCGTTCCACCGATGATACTAAAGAATCTCAACGCAGTTCAAAATGCACATCGTTGGAGGATTTGATGTATCAAACGGATTGCGACGAAGCGATAAGTAAATCGCCGGGGCATTATTCGAAGGTGGACGAAGAACAATGCCTTGAAAAGGAAGATATGTATAATGTTCATGAAACTGGTTCCAACCATTCTTTACCTATTGATCACGAGACTAGTGTGACTATCGATTTTGTATCGTTCGACGATTGGTTGACGGGTGATAATAAATTGGTGGAGTTACGAACTTCATCAAAAGCGAACTCCACTAATGGTGGTGATTTCTGGTTTGATAACCGAGTTCAACAAGATCATAAACAAGAACAATGGTCTAAAAATGGTGCTAACGGTCTCTCTCCTTTTGGCAAATGGATCGAAGAAGATCATGGCAAAGATGGAGCCGAGGGTGATTCATTTGTCGATAACTGGATACAAGGAACCCAACAACACGAACAAGTTGTTCGTGGTGTAGCCGAGGGGCATTCGTATTTCGATGAATTACATGCCTCTCGATTTGTAGGCAACGGCCACTCCTTGTTGATCGCGGATGACTGGCTTcgggaaaataaaaaggaaccCGAAGAACAACAGCCGAATTCGAGCAATGATGGTTACAAGACAGGATGGGAGCTTGTGTTAGCTGAAGCAACACCACAACCTGCACAAGGTTCTCAACATTATTTAGCCTGTGGCATTAAGCCCGATATGGcaattgatttatttgatcataAACAAATAGTACCTCAACGCACATACAATCCATTTCTCGAAGGCGAAACCGATGTTGCAACCGCCGCTACCATTGCCACTATGGCTTTTCCCGACAAGTTCTTAATGGCACCACCAATTTTCTTTGCTAACGAAATGGCCCGACCGACATTTCAGGCAATGTCGACTACTCTTTTCGATGATCCGAACGTGTATGACCCTTTCGCACCGTGGCCTAatatgaaagttaataacaatgATTGTTTTAATGGGGAAGATGAACAGCAAAATCTGATACATCAACAAGAACTGTGGTTGCAGAACCAAAACATGATTATTGCAAGGCATATTGTTTCATCTAATCTtgaataa